The DNA sequence GGTGTACCAGGCCGTGGTCGGCACCAGCCGCCGCTGCGCCGGCTGGTACGGCTGCCTGCCGCGCTCCGTCGCCATCGCCCTCGTCTGCCGGCTGTCGGGCACCTGGCCCGACTGGTGCGCCGGCGTCCGGAGTTCACCGCCGTTCGCGGCCCACGCCTGGGTGGAGGCCGACGGTGAGCCGGTCGGCGAGCGCGGCCGGTCCGAGGACTTCCGGCCGCTGATGACCGTGACCGTACGAGGATGACCGTGACCGTACGAGAAGGAGGTTCCGGTGCGGGAGACCGGCGAGGGCCCGGCCGACGAGGGGCGTGAGCCGAAGCCGCTGCGGCTGCTGTTCGGCCATCTGCGGCCGCACTGGCGGACGTTGGCGCTCGGCGGCGTGCTGTCCCTGCTCGGCGCGGGTGCCGGGCTGGCCATGCCCCTGATGGCCAAGTACGTCGTCGACGCCCTCGGGGAGGAACGGTCGGCGTCGGGACCCCTGACGGCCCTCACCGCCGTCGCGGTCCTCGGCGCGGGCGCGACGGCGGGCGCCGGCTACCTCTTGGGCCGGACCGGGGAGAACATCGTCCTCGGCGCCCGGCGGCGGCTCGTGGGGCGCGTGCTGCGCCTGGGGATACCGGCCGTCGACCGGCTCACCCCGGGCGACCTGCTCACCCGGGTCACCAGCGACACCACCCTCCTCCGGACGGCGCTCACCACCAGCGTCGTCGAATCGGTCACCGGCGTCTGCACGCTGGCCGGCGCGATCGCCTTCATGGCGGCCCTGGACGGCGTCCTCCTCGGCGTCACCCTCCTCGTCATCGGCGCCGTCGCCGGCGTCTCCGCCCTGCTCATGCCCAGGATCCAGCGGGCGCAGCGCCGGGCCCAGGAGGCTGTCGGCGAGATGGGGTCGGCGCTGGACCGCGCCCTCCAGGCGTTCCGCACGGTCAAGGCCAGCGGCGCCGAGGAGCGGGAGACCGGCGTCGTGGGCGAGGCGGCGGCACGGGCCCGGGACCGGGGGGTGACCGTGGCCGGCTGGACCGCGCTGACCGGCGCGTCGGTCCTGATGGCCGTCCAGCTCGCCTTCCTGAGCGTGCTGGCGGTCGGCGGTGCGCGCGTGGCGTCCGGGGCGCTGGAGGTGTCGGCGCTGATCGCCTTCCTGCTGTACCTGTTCTACCTGGTGTCGCCGCTCGGCCAGCTCGTCGAGAGCTGGGCCGCCGTACAGCAGGGACTCGTCGCGGTCGGACGCGTCCACGAGATCGAGGCGCTGCCCGGCGAGCCGGCCGGCACCGCCCCCGCCGCGAGCGCGACAACGGCCACGGGACCGGTCGGACTCCGGTTCGACGACGTGGTCTTCCGGTACGGGGACGACCGCGGGCCGGCCCACGACGGCGTGACCTTCGAGGTGCCCGCCCGGGGCATGACCGCACTCGTCGGCCCGTCCGGTGCGGGCAAGTCGACGGTGTTCGCCCTCCTGGAGCGGTTCTACGACCACCAGTCGGGCACCATCACCGTCGACGGCCGCGACATCCGCGACTGGCCGCTGGCCGAACTCCGCGCCTCCGTCGGCTACGTGGAACAGGACGCGCCGGTCCTGGCCGGAACCCTGCGGGACAACCTGCTGTTCGCCGCCCCCCGGGCCACACCCGACGAACTCCTGCGCGCGGTGGCGCGCACCGGCCTCGACGAGCTCGTCGCCCGGCTGCCCGAGGGCCTCGACACCCCGGTCGGACACCGGGGCACCGCGCTCTCCGGCGGCGAGCGCCAGCGGGTGGCGATCGCACGGGCGCTGCTGCGCAAGCCGCGCCTGCTCCTCCTGGACGAGGTGACCTCGCACCTCGACGCGGTCAACGAGCAGCGGCTGCGCGACGTCGTCCTGGAACTGGCCGCCGAGACCACCGTCCTGGTGATCGCCCACCGGCTCTCCACCGTCGTACGCGCCGACCGCATCGTGGTCATGGAGGCGGGCCGGGTCCGCGCGGTCGGCGGCCACGAGGAACTCGTCGGCTCCGACGACCTGTACCGCGAACTGGCCACCACCCAGCTGGCGGCGGACCCGTCCGGCGCGCCGTAGGGCTCAGGCGAGGGGAGCCGCGGCGCGGCCCGGCTCCTCCGTGCCCGGCTGTTCCTCGCCCGGCCGCCCGCCGACCCGCTTGAGGTCGATGTCCCGGGTCTCCCGCATCGTCAGGTACACCACCAGCGACACGGCCGCGCAGCCCGCCACGTACCAGGAGAACCCCGACTCGATCCCGCTCTTCTTGAACCACAGCGCCACGTACTCCGCCGTGCCGCCGAACGCCGCATTGGCGATCGCGTACGGCAGCGCGACGCCGAGGGAGCGGACGCCGGTCGGGAAGAGCTCCGCCTTCACACAGGCGTTGATGGAGGTGTAGCCGGTGACCACGATCAGGGCGAGCAGCGCGAGACCGAGCGCGGGCCAGAACGAGCCGGCGTGCTTCAGCAGCGTCATGATCGGCACGGTGAGGAACGTCGAGCCCACCGCGAACGTGATCAGCAGCGGCCGGCGGCCGATCCGGTCCGAGAGCGCGCCCGCGAGCGGCTGGAGACAGGCGAAGACCAGCAGCGCGCAGAAGCTGACGAGGGTGGCGGTCTGCTTGGGCAGCCCCGCGGTGTTGGAGAGGTACTTGGTGAGGTAGGTGGTGTACGTGTAGTACGCGACCGTGCCGCCCATCGTCAGCGCGATCACCAGCAGCGCCTCGCGCTTGTGCCGCAGCAGGGCGCGGACCGTGCCGCGTTCGCCCTGCGGGGTGTCGTCCGCCTCCTGGTACGTCTCCGTCTCCAGCATGTTGCGCCGCAGGTAGAAGATGACGGCCGCGCCGAGGGCGCCGACGACGAACGGGATCCGCCAGCCCCAGTCGTGCAACTGCGCGGAGGTCAGGGTGTGCTGGAGCACGATCAGCAGCCCCAGGCCCAGGAGTTGGCCGGCCGTCATGGACACGTACTGGAAGCTGGACGCGAACCCCCGGCGGCCCGGCGCGGACGCCTCGGTGAGGTACGTGGCACTGGCCGCGTACTCGCCGCCCACCGACAGCCCCTGCAACAGCCGCGCCACCAGCAGGACGGCGACCCCGCCGTACCCCGCCACCCCGTAGGTGGGCGCGGCGGCGATCAGCACCGCCGAGGCGGACATCAGCGTCACGGTCAGCGTCAACGCCGCCTTCCGCCCCCGCCGGTCCCCCACCCGCCCGAGCAGCCAGCCGCCGACCGGCCGCATGAAGAAGCCGACGGCGAAGATGCCGGCGGTGTTCATGAGTTTGGCGGTGTCATTGCCCTCGGGGAAGAAGGAGCCCGCGAAGTAGGTCGCGAAGCTGGCGTAGACGAACCAGTCGAACCACTCGACCATGTTGCCGGCCGAGCCGATCCAGATCTTCTTCCAGTGCTGTTCCATGCAGGGCACGGTGGCGGAAGGGTGTGGTTTCGGACAAGGGGTCCGTGGCAACGATCGCGCTTACATGCGTGCGTTGTGGTCGCGGGTTGACGTGCCCCGGTCCCGCCCTTTCTCCGTTTCCCGGGGCTGCGCCCCGGACCCCCTTGTCGCGGCTCCGCCAGTCGTCCTCAAACGCCGGACGGGCTGAAATCAGCCCGTCCGGCGTTTGAGGACAACCGCGCGGAGCGCGGTTTCGGGGGTCCGGGGGCTTGCCCCCGGGAATCGGTGAAGGTGGGGGTCCCCCCTCTGGGGGAGGGACCGAGGCAACCCCACCACCGGCTCAGCCCAGCCGGTGCATCCACCCGTACGTGTCGTCCGCAGCCCCCGTCTGGATGTCCAGCAGCGCCTGCCGCAGCCGCATCGTCACCTCACCGGGACCCCCGTCCCCGATCGTCCAGTCCCCACGAGCGGACTTCACCGACCCGACCGGCGTAATGACGGCGGCCGTGCCGCAGGCGAACACCTCCGTCAGCGACCCGTCCGCGTTCGCGTTCCGCCAGTCCTCCACGGAGATCCGCCCCTCAGCGACCTCGTAGCCGAGGTCGGCGGCGATCCGCAGCAGCGAGGCCCGCGTGATGCCGGGCAGCAGCGAGCCGGTCAGCTCGGGGGTGACGATGCGGTTCCCGTACACGAAGTACAGGTTCATCCCGCCCATCTCCTCGATCCAGCGCCGCTCCACCGCGTCCAGCCAGACCACCTGGTCGC is a window from the Streptomyces mobaraensis genome containing:
- a CDS encoding lasso peptide biosynthesis B2 protein — protein: MTTEMTMPARGAGRGGITLRAVIALAFLLARLRPGRLRKLLTLISRGARPAHHAEVLEVYQAVVGTSRRCAGWYGCLPRSVAIALVCRLSGTWPDWCAGVRSSPPFAAHAWVEADGEPVGERGRSEDFRPLMTVTVRG
- a CDS encoding ABC transporter ATP-binding protein; its protein translation is MRETGEGPADEGREPKPLRLLFGHLRPHWRTLALGGVLSLLGAGAGLAMPLMAKYVVDALGEERSASGPLTALTAVAVLGAGATAGAGYLLGRTGENIVLGARRRLVGRVLRLGIPAVDRLTPGDLLTRVTSDTTLLRTALTTSVVESVTGVCTLAGAIAFMAALDGVLLGVTLLVIGAVAGVSALLMPRIQRAQRRAQEAVGEMGSALDRALQAFRTVKASGAEERETGVVGEAAARARDRGVTVAGWTALTGASVLMAVQLAFLSVLAVGGARVASGALEVSALIAFLLYLFYLVSPLGQLVESWAAVQQGLVAVGRVHEIEALPGEPAGTAPAASATTATGPVGLRFDDVVFRYGDDRGPAHDGVTFEVPARGMTALVGPSGAGKSTVFALLERFYDHQSGTITVDGRDIRDWPLAELRASVGYVEQDAPVLAGTLRDNLLFAAPRATPDELLRAVARTGLDELVARLPEGLDTPVGHRGTALSGGERQRVAIARALLRKPRLLLLDEVTSHLDAVNEQRLRDVVLELAAETTVLVIAHRLSTVVRADRIVVMEAGRVRAVGGHEELVGSDDLYRELATTQLAADPSGAP
- a CDS encoding MFS transporter, which produces MEQHWKKIWIGSAGNMVEWFDWFVYASFATYFAGSFFPEGNDTAKLMNTAGIFAVGFFMRPVGGWLLGRVGDRRGRKAALTLTVTLMSASAVLIAAAPTYGVAGYGGVAVLLVARLLQGLSVGGEYAASATYLTEASAPGRRGFASSFQYVSMTAGQLLGLGLLIVLQHTLTSAQLHDWGWRIPFVVGALGAAVIFYLRRNMLETETYQEADDTPQGERGTVRALLRHKREALLVIALTMGGTVAYYTYTTYLTKYLSNTAGLPKQTATLVSFCALLVFACLQPLAGALSDRIGRRPLLITFAVGSTFLTVPIMTLLKHAGSFWPALGLALLALIVVTGYTSINACVKAELFPTGVRSLGVALPYAIANAAFGGTAEYVALWFKKSGIESGFSWYVAGCAAVSLVVYLTMRETRDIDLKRVGGRPGEEQPGTEEPGRAAAPLA